One region of Salvia miltiorrhiza cultivar Shanhuang (shh) chromosome 3, IMPLAD_Smil_shh, whole genome shotgun sequence genomic DNA includes:
- the LOC131018346 gene encoding F-box/kelch-repeat protein At3g23880-like, with protein MNEKKVQQFLSRSARIGRRRRRIRRRRRRRGRRGRRRRRNQQSLHLPEEIIEEILSRLAVKSLLRLRCVSKTWRSLIGSKRFIKAHHQNSMKNPCFPHQRFIIREMSNDRLEECSLQSLLSEPPISRYSLDDALATLLPYQILGCCNGLFCVLKKSRKRATIVYLWNPSTRTSKKLPEISSPGNVRNYGFGWVESSDEYKVFVVVENFHIYNSKRVVKVYSSKTKSWKTIELSGYLRLSWGGGVFAGGKLYWRNSINLYKEEINSLDLKSEVFGRIELPFDHEFCRKWYWFVGVLGGLLCVLCHIEFNSNVVRVWVMKESWKRVATFAHLVELLQPAPLLVGRKGQILLNCGSTLLVYDCGDNVFRRRDEVCYQSRVYVESLVSPEDL; from the coding sequence ATGAATGAGAAGAAAGTTCAACAATTTCTTTCAAGAAGTGCTAGAATaggcagaagaagaagaagaataagaagaagaagaagaagaagaggaagaagaggacgaagaagaagaagaaatcagCAATCTCTCCATCTTCCAGAAGAAATCATCGAAGAAATACTGTCGAGACTTGCGGTGAAATCGCTGTTGAGATTAAGGTGCGTTTCGAAAACATGGCGGTCTTTAATAGGCAGCAAACGCTTCATCAAAGCCCATCATCAAAATTCAATGAAAAATCCATGTTTCCCCCATCAAAGGTTCATTATACGGGAGATGTCGAATGATAGGCTTGAGGAATGTTCTCTGCAGTCGTTGCTGAGTGAACCACCTATCAGTCGATATTCACTTGATGATGCGTTGGCGACATTGCTGCCATATCAAATTTTGGGATGCTGTAATGGGCTGTTTTGCGTTCTCAAGAAATCAAGAAAACGTGCAACAATAGTTTACTTGTGGAACCCATCGACTCGGACCTCCAAGAAACTGCCAGAAATTTCTAGTCCCGGCAATGTTCGTAATTACGGATTCGGTTGGGTTGAATCGAGTGATGAGTACAAGGTGTTTGTTGTTGTGGAAAATTTTCATATCTACAATTCGAAACGGGTTGTTAAAGTTTATAGTTCAAAGacaaaatcatggaaaacaaTTGAGCTATCCGGTTATTTACGTCTAAGTTGGGGAGGCGGGGTGTTTGCAGGTGGGAAGCTTTACTGGAGGAatagtataaatttatataaagaaGAAATTAATTCCTTGGACTTGAAAAGTGAGGTGTTTGGAAGGATTGAGCTTCCCTTTGATCACGAGTTTTGCAGGAAATGGTACTGGTTTGTGGGTGTGCTTGGTGGCTTACTTTGTGTGCTATGTCATATTGAATTTAATAGCAATGTCGTTCGAGTTTGGGTTATGAAGGAGTCTTGGAAGAGAGTGGCGACTTTTGCTCATCTTGTTGAGCTTCTTCAACCAGCACCATTGCTGGTGGGTCGTAAGGGACAGATTTTGCTCAATTGTGGATCCACTTTGTTGGTTTATGATTGCGGAGATAATGTGTTCCGTCGTCGTGATGAGGTTTGTTACCAGTCACGTGTCTATGTTGAAAGTTTAGTCTCGCCAGAAGATTTATGA
- the LOC131017567 gene encoding F-box/kelch-repeat protein At3g06240-like — translation MEIESSSQQSLHLPEEIIGEILSRLPVKSLLRFRCVSKSWGSLIGSERLIKKHHQNSMKNPSFLQQRFIVETDSVEWPQQCSLLSVLSGPINTIPFSPLAYPTNNALPMGYHFAYPRNTTLSIGYEIVGSCNGLLCIVDDENIFHLWNPSTRIISKKLPEISLVNYLDDFDNFGFGWVESSDEYKVFVNVVKSDSSVGEIYSTRTKSWKTIDLCPYFLPFRKGGVFAGGKLYWMYEDDKVIIFLDLKSEEFGRIEIPFDQEMYGEFEQDNYGIVGVLGGFVCVLCFNYQIRGYRVWVMKESWEKVLTLSHLLELLQPPLVKGLNGDILVNCGSTVVVYDCRDNVFRDLKYCSCCEDTGFSSHEDCVDSISHDVYVESLVSPEDF, via the coding sequence ATGGAGATCGAAAGCAGTAGTCAGCAATCTCTCCATCTTCCGGAAGAAATCATTGGAGAAATACTGTCAAGACTGCCGGTGAAATCACTGTTGAGATTCAGGTGCGTTTCGAAATCATGGGGCTCTTTAATTGGCAGCGAAAGATTAATAAAAAAACACCACCAAAATTCGATGAAAAACCCATCTTTCCTCCAACAAAGGTTCATTGTAGAGACGGATTCGGTTGAATGGCCTCAGCAATGTTCTCTGCTGTCGGTTTTGAGCGGACCGATAAATACTATCCCTTTTTCTCCTTTAGCTTATCCAACGAATAACGCATTGCCGATGGGATATCACTTTGCTTATCCAAGGAATACTACATTGTCGATCGGATATGAAATTGTGGGGAGCTGTAATGGGCTTCTCTGCATTGTCgatgatgaaaatatatttcACTTGTGGAACCCATCCACTAGAATAATCTCCAAGAAACTGCCAGAAATTTCACTTGTTAATTATCTCGACGATTTTGATAATTTCGGGTTCGGTTGGGTTGAATCGAGTGATGAGTACAAGGTGTTTGTGAATGTGGTTAAATCTGACTCCAGCGTCGGTGAAATTTATAGTACAAGGacaaaatcatggaaaacaaTTGATCTCTGCCCATATTTCCTTCCATTTAGGAAGGGGGGAGTGTTTGCAGGTGGGAAGCTTTACTGGATGTATGAAGATGATAAAGTTATTATTTTCTTGGACTTGAAGAGTGAGGAGTTTGGAAGGATTGAGATTCCCTTTGATCAAGAGATGTATGGAGAGTTTGAACAAGATAATTACGGCATTGTGGGTGTGCTTGGTGGTTTCGTTTGTGTGCTATGTTTTAATTATCAAATTAGAGGCTATCGAGTTTGGGTTATGAAAGAGTCTTGGGAGAAAGTGTTGACTCTTTCTCATCTTCTCGAGCTTCTTCAACCACCATTGGTGAAAGGTCTAAATGGAGACATTTTGGTAAATTGTGGATCCACTGTGGTGGTCTATGATTGTCGGGATAATGTGTTCCGCGACCTCAAGTATTGTTCTTGTTGTGAGGATACTGGGTTCAGCAGCCACGAGGATTGTGTCGATTCAATTTCACATGATGTCTATGTTGAAAGTTTAGTCTCGCCGGAAGATTTTTGA
- the LOC131018347 gene encoding uncharacterized protein LOC131018347, which yields MGLNGGGWLGATVAGAWAPVVSWGRWAGASKLCAKKSRKRIEIRAKEKICEDAGHWWRSYKNGMTEAQRQGLTWNRFKEVVMDKYFPRSYRNQKQAEFLDLKQGTMSVTEYERKFNLLARYATRMVNTEDLKADRFLRGLRPEIRGILAGQKIVDYGLAVRRAHEVATGLEADVVPFKVGDNCGKRKFDISNKGKGKLSK from the exons ATGGGGCTGAACGGTGGTGGGTGGCTTGGGGCGACGGTGGCTGGAGCTTGGGCACCGGTGGTGTCGTGGGGAAGGTGGGCTGGAGCTTCCAAACTTTGTGCAAAAAAAAGTAGAAAGAGGATTGAAATTAGGGCTAAggaaaaaatt TGTGAAGATGCCGGTCATTGGTGGAGGTCATATAAGAATGGAATGACTGAGGCTCAACGTCAAGGACTTACTTGGAATAGGTTCAAGGAGGTTGTAATGGACAAGTATTTTCCACGTTCATACCGAAATCAAAAGCAAGCAGAATTCCTGGACCTCAAACAAGGAACCATGTCAGTCACAGAATACGAGAGAAAGTTCAATCTTTTGGCTCGTTATGCTACTCGTATGGTGAATACTGAGGATCTTAAGGCTGATCGGTTCTTAAGAGGGCTTCGACCTGAAATTCGGGGTATCTTGGCAGGACAGAAGATTGTGGATTATGGATTGGCGGTAAGACGAGCTCATGAGGTAGCAACTGGTTTGGAGGCTGATGTTGTGCCATTCAAAGTTGGAGACAACTGTGGGAAGAGAAAGTTTGACATCAGTAACAAAGGGAAAGGAAAACTTTCCAAATAA
- the LOC131018348 gene encoding F-box/kelch-repeat protein At3g23880-like: MNATLTEYRIVGSCNGLLCILHYQNIIFQLWNPSTRISKKLPEISNPNSGVWNFGFGWVESTNEYKVFVTVVHYYDNSKVGKVYSSKTKSWKTIELSGYLRVSWGRGVFAGGKLYWKNGHDKVIIFWDLKSEVFGRIEHPFDQDGFVGVLGGFLCVLCFNYQIRGFRVWVMKESWEKVVTLSHLLELLQPPLVKGLNGEILVNYGSTVVVVYDCRDNVFRNLKYCSYCEDTGFSSYENCVHSLSYQVYVESLVSPEDL, encoded by the coding sequence ATGAATGCTACATTGACTGAATATCGAATTGTGGGGAGCTGTAATGGGCTGCTCTGCATTCTCCATTatcaaaatataatatttcaGTTGTGGAACCCATCCACTAGAATCTCCAAGAAACTGCCAGAAATTTCTAATCCCAACTCTGGTGTTTGGAATTTTGGGTTTGGTTGGGTTGAATCGACTAATGAGTATAAGGTGTTTGTGACTGTGGTTCATTATTATGATAACTCCAAGGTTGGTAAAGTTTATAGTTCAAAGacaaaatcatggaaaacaaTTGAGCTATCCGGTTATTTACGTGTAAGTTGGGGAAGAGGGGTGTTTGCAGGTGGGAAGCTTTACTGGAAGAACGGACATGATAAAGTTATTATTTTCTGGGACTTGAAGAGTGAGGTGTTTGGAAGGATTGAGCATCCCTTTGATCAAGATGGCTTTGTGGGTGTGCTTGGTGGTTTCCTTTGTGTGCTATGTTTTAATTATCAAATTAGAGGCTTTCGAGTTTGGGTTATGAAGGAGTCTTGGGAGAAAGTGGTTACACTTTCTCATCTTCTTGAGCTTCTTCAACCACCATTGGTGAAAGGTCTAAACGGAGAGATTTTGGTAAATTATGGATCCACTGTGGTGGTTGTTTATGATTGTCGGGATAATGTGTTCCGCAACCTCAAGTATTGTTCCTATTGTGAGGATACTGGGTTCAGCAGCTACGAGAATTGTGTCCATTCTTTGTCATATCAAGTCTATGTTGAAAGTTTAGTCTCGCCAGAAGATTTATGA